One segment of Drosophila ananassae strain 14024-0371.13 chromosome 3R, ASM1763931v2, whole genome shotgun sequence DNA contains the following:
- the LOC6497026 gene encoding eukaryotic peptide chain release factor GTP-binding subunit ERF3A isoform X1 yields the protein MAAQENTEISTKFSTLNVNAVEFVPSFSYSVAAAAATQPETPPPPAPVVGVGSTDPGPGATASASASGSATPATTPDSTGSGGSTNALSSSAAAAAVTAGTGAVAGVVAPAAPSATVSTSNSASPIQGSPATTPSKTATAAAPVENINSSDKIANNETDPADSWDVEEDAVITPEDEEVEDAEFTEGEATPKVSKKKVVKVEENRSKREHVNVVFIGHVDAGKSTIGGQIMSLTGMVDKRTLEKYEREAREKSRESWYLSWALDTNQEERDKGKTVEVGRAFFETDRKHFTILDAPGHKSFVPNMIGGAAQADLAVLVISARKGEFETGFDRGGQTREHAMLAKTAGVKHLVVLVNKMDDPTVNWDQTRYNECKDKILPYLKKLGFNPAKDLTFMPCSGLSGYGLKDQISETLCPWYRGPAFIPFIDELPSLNRKSDGPFIMPIVDKYKDMGTVVMGKVESGTARKGQNLLVMPNRTSVAVDQLFSDDYEVTSVGPGENVKIKLKGIEEEDVSPGFVLCDATNPIKTGKIFDAQVVILEHKSIICAGYSAVMHIHCAAEEVTVKALICLVDKKTGEKSKTRPRFVKQDQVAIMRIECSGMICLEQFKLFPQMGRFTLRDENKTIAIGKVLKVVE from the exons ATGGCTGCCCAGGAAAACACCGAGATCAGCACAAAGTTCTCCACGCTGAATGTGAACGCGGTGGAATTTGTTCCCAGTTTCAGTTACAGCGTGGCTGCAGCGGCGGCGACACAGCCAGAGACGCCGCCCCCACCTGCTCCGGTTGTTGGTGTTGGATCAACGGATCCGGGACCGGGTGCCACTGCATCAGCATCCGCCTCTGGATCCGCCACACCAGCCACAACCCCAGATTCCACCGGCAGCGGTGGATCCACAAACGCTCTatcatcatcagcagcagcagcagcagtgacAGCGGGAACGGGGGCAGTTGCGGGTGTAGTAGCACCTGCTGCTCCCTCGGCTACGGTTTCCACCTCCAATTCCGCATCACCAATTCAGGGTTCGCCCGCCACCACGCCCTCAAAAACAGCCACGGCGGCTGCTCCCGTGGAGAACATAAACTCGTCGGACAAAATCGCAAACAATG aAACTGATCCCGCTGATAGCTGGGATGTCGAAGAGGATGCAGTGATCACACCCGAAGACGAAGAAGTCGAGGATGCGGAGTTTACAGAGGGCGAGGCCACGCCCAAGGTGTCCAAAAAGAAGGTGGTTAAAGTGGAGGAGAACAGAAGCAAGCGTGAGCATGTGAACGTTGTCTTTATTGGCCATGTTG ATGCTGGAAAATCAACAATCGGCGGACAGATTATGTCGCTCACAGGCATGGTCGACAAGCGAACATTGGAGAAGTACGAGCGGGAGGCTCGCGAGAAGTCGCGTGAGAGCTGGTATCTGTCATGGGCGCTGGACACCAACCAGGAGGAGCGCGACAAGGGCAAGACTGTTGAGGTGGGACGTGCCTTCTTCGAGACAGATCGCAAACATTTCACCATCCTGGACGCGCCCGGTCACAAGAGCTTTGTGCCGAACATGATTGGCGGTGCGGCGCAGGCCGATCTCGCGGTGCTGGTCATCTCGGCGCGAAAGGGTGAATTCGAGACAGGTTTCGATCGTGGCGGCCAGACCCGAGAGCACGCCATGTTGGCCAAGACGGCCGGCGTTAAGCATCTGGTCGTTCTGGTTAATAAGATGGACGATCCGACGGTTAATTGGGATCAGACGCGATACAACGAATGTAAAGACAAAATACTACCATACCTCAAGAAGCTGGGTTTCAACCCGGCCAAGGACCTTACCTTCATGCCTTGCTCGGGCCTCAGCGGCTACGGCCTCAAGGATCAGATTTCCGAGACGCTGTGCCCCTGGTATCGGGGGCCTGCCTTCATTCCATTCATCGATGAACTGCCGTCACTGAACCGCAAATCCGACGGTCCCTTCATTATGCCCATTGTTGACAAGTACAAGGACATGGGCACTGTTGTTATGGGCAAGGTGGAGTCAGGAACGGCGCGGAAGGGTCAAAATTTATTGGTGATGCCAAACAGG ACGTCTGTGGCAGTGGATCAGCTGTTCTCCGACGATTATGAAGTCACATCTGTGGGTCCCGGCGAGAACGTCAAAATCAAACTGAAA GGCATCGAGGAAGAGGATGTTTCACCTGGTTTTGTGCTCTGTGATGCCACAAATCCCATCAAGACGGGAAAAATCTTTGATGCTCAGGTCGTAATCTTAGAACACAAATCAATTATCTGTGCGGGCTACTCGGCTGTTATGCACATACACTGCGCCGCCGAGGAGGTTACAGTGAAG GCCCTCATTTGTTTGGTCGACAAAAAGACTGGCGAGAAATCAAAAACACGTCCACGATTCGTTAAGCAGGATCAGGTCGCAATTATGCGCATCGAGTGCTCCGGAATGATTTGCCTTGAACAGTTTAAGCTATTCCCACAAATGGGCCGATTCACGCTCAGAGATGAAA ataaaaCCATTGCTATTGGCAAGGTACTAAAGGTGGTCGAATAA
- the LOC6497026 gene encoding eukaryotic peptide chain release factor GTP-binding subunit ERF3A isoform X2, protein MEKNGQKKTDPADSWDVEEDAVITPEDEEVEDAEFTEGEATPKVSKKKVVKVEENRSKREHVNVVFIGHVDAGKSTIGGQIMSLTGMVDKRTLEKYEREAREKSRESWYLSWALDTNQEERDKGKTVEVGRAFFETDRKHFTILDAPGHKSFVPNMIGGAAQADLAVLVISARKGEFETGFDRGGQTREHAMLAKTAGVKHLVVLVNKMDDPTVNWDQTRYNECKDKILPYLKKLGFNPAKDLTFMPCSGLSGYGLKDQISETLCPWYRGPAFIPFIDELPSLNRKSDGPFIMPIVDKYKDMGTVVMGKVESGTARKGQNLLVMPNRTSVAVDQLFSDDYEVTSVGPGENVKIKLKGIEEEDVSPGFVLCDATNPIKTGKIFDAQVVILEHKSIICAGYSAVMHIHCAAEEVTVKALICLVDKKTGEKSKTRPRFVKQDQVAIMRIECSGMICLEQFKLFPQMGRFTLRDENKTIAIGKVLKVVE, encoded by the exons ATGGAGAAGAATGGTCAAAAAA aAACTGATCCCGCTGATAGCTGGGATGTCGAAGAGGATGCAGTGATCACACCCGAAGACGAAGAAGTCGAGGATGCGGAGTTTACAGAGGGCGAGGCCACGCCCAAGGTGTCCAAAAAGAAGGTGGTTAAAGTGGAGGAGAACAGAAGCAAGCGTGAGCATGTGAACGTTGTCTTTATTGGCCATGTTG ATGCTGGAAAATCAACAATCGGCGGACAGATTATGTCGCTCACAGGCATGGTCGACAAGCGAACATTGGAGAAGTACGAGCGGGAGGCTCGCGAGAAGTCGCGTGAGAGCTGGTATCTGTCATGGGCGCTGGACACCAACCAGGAGGAGCGCGACAAGGGCAAGACTGTTGAGGTGGGACGTGCCTTCTTCGAGACAGATCGCAAACATTTCACCATCCTGGACGCGCCCGGTCACAAGAGCTTTGTGCCGAACATGATTGGCGGTGCGGCGCAGGCCGATCTCGCGGTGCTGGTCATCTCGGCGCGAAAGGGTGAATTCGAGACAGGTTTCGATCGTGGCGGCCAGACCCGAGAGCACGCCATGTTGGCCAAGACGGCCGGCGTTAAGCATCTGGTCGTTCTGGTTAATAAGATGGACGATCCGACGGTTAATTGGGATCAGACGCGATACAACGAATGTAAAGACAAAATACTACCATACCTCAAGAAGCTGGGTTTCAACCCGGCCAAGGACCTTACCTTCATGCCTTGCTCGGGCCTCAGCGGCTACGGCCTCAAGGATCAGATTTCCGAGACGCTGTGCCCCTGGTATCGGGGGCCTGCCTTCATTCCATTCATCGATGAACTGCCGTCACTGAACCGCAAATCCGACGGTCCCTTCATTATGCCCATTGTTGACAAGTACAAGGACATGGGCACTGTTGTTATGGGCAAGGTGGAGTCAGGAACGGCGCGGAAGGGTCAAAATTTATTGGTGATGCCAAACAGG ACGTCTGTGGCAGTGGATCAGCTGTTCTCCGACGATTATGAAGTCACATCTGTGGGTCCCGGCGAGAACGTCAAAATCAAACTGAAA GGCATCGAGGAAGAGGATGTTTCACCTGGTTTTGTGCTCTGTGATGCCACAAATCCCATCAAGACGGGAAAAATCTTTGATGCTCAGGTCGTAATCTTAGAACACAAATCAATTATCTGTGCGGGCTACTCGGCTGTTATGCACATACACTGCGCCGCCGAGGAGGTTACAGTGAAG GCCCTCATTTGTTTGGTCGACAAAAAGACTGGCGAGAAATCAAAAACACGTCCACGATTCGTTAAGCAGGATCAGGTCGCAATTATGCGCATCGAGTGCTCCGGAATGATTTGCCTTGAACAGTTTAAGCTATTCCCACAAATGGGCCGATTCACGCTCAGAGATGAAA ataaaaCCATTGCTATTGGCAAGGTACTAAAGGTGGTCGAATAA
- the LOC6498478 gene encoding serine/arginine-rich splicing factor 2: MSNGGGLGGARPPPRIDGMVSLKVDNLTYRTTPEDLRRVFERCGEVGDIYIPRDRYTRESRGFAFVRFYDKRDAEDALEAMDGRMLDGRELRVQMARYGRPSSPTRSTSGRRGGGGGGGGGGPGGGRRRSRSRSPMRRRSRSPRRRSYSPRSRSRSAGSRSPERRSKFSRSPVRGDSRNGVGGGGSGLGASGSRSRSGS; encoded by the exons ATGAGCAACGGCGGTGGATTAGGCGGTGCCCGTCCGCCCCCCCGGATTGATGGCATGGTCTCCCTGAAG GTGGACAATCTCACATATCGAACCACACCGGAGGATCTGCGTCGTGTTTTCGAGCGCTGTGGGGAGGTGGGAGACATCTACATACCCAGGGATCGTTACACACGCGAAAGCCGTGGATTCGCATTCGTGCG CTTCTATGATAAACGCGATGCTGAGGACGCACTTGAGGCCATGGATGGTCGCATGCTAGACGGCAGGGAGCTCCGCGTTCAGATGGCCCGCTATGGTCGCCCCTCGTCTCCGACACGCAGCACCAGTGGGCGtcgtggaggtggaggtggtggtggtggtggaggtcCCGGTGGCGGTCGTCGCCGTTCTCGTTCTCGCTCTCCGATGCGCCGACGCTCGCGCAGTCCTCGCCGCCGTTCTTACTCGCCACGGTCTCGTTCCCGTTCAGCGGGCAGCCGCTCGCCCGAGCGCCGCTCCAAATTCTCGCGCAGTCCAGTGCGTGGCGACAGTCGAAATGGTGTAGGTGGCGGAGGATCGGGACTGGGTGCATCTGGTTCCCGTAGTCGCAGCGGCTCCTAA